Proteins encoded together in one Bacteroides ovatus window:
- a CDS encoding fumarate hydratase: MATPPFKYQPMFEKGKDTTEYYLLTKDYVSVSEFEGNPILKIEKEGLTAMANAAFRDVSFMLRRSHNEQVAKILSDPEASENDKYVALTFLRNAEVASKGVLPFCQDTGTAIIHGEKGQQVWTGYSDEEALSLGVYKTYTEENLRYSQNAPLNMYDEVNTKCNLPAQIDIEATEGMEYEFLCVTKGGGSANKTYLYQETKAILNPGTLVPFLVEKMKTLGTAACPPYHIAFVIGGTSAEKNLLTVKLASTHFYDNLPTTGNEYGRAFRDIELEKEVLAEAHKIGLGAQFGGKYLAHDVRIIRLPRHGASCPVGLGVSCSADRNIKCKINKEGIWIEKLDSNPGELIPVELRQAGEGDVVKIDLNRPMPEILKELTKYPVATRLSLNGTIIVGRDIAHAKLKERLDRGEDLPQYIKDHPIYYAGPAKTPEGMACGSMGPTTAGRMDSYVELFQSHGGSMVMLAKGNRSQQVTDACKKYGGFYLGSIGGPAAILAQNNIKSIECVEYPELGMEAIWKIEVENFPAFILVDDKGNDFFKQLKPWNCTK, encoded by the coding sequence ATGGCAACACCTCCGTTTAAGTATCAGCCCATGTTTGAAAAGGGAAAAGATACAACTGAGTATTATCTGCTTACAAAAGACTATGTATCAGTAAGCGAGTTTGAAGGAAATCCTATCCTGAAAATTGAGAAAGAAGGTTTGACTGCGATGGCTAATGCAGCTTTTCGTGATGTATCATTCATGCTTCGTCGTTCGCACAACGAACAAGTTGCTAAGATTCTGAGTGATCCGGAAGCAAGTGAAAACGATAAGTATGTGGCATTGACTTTCCTGCGTAACGCGGAAGTTGCTTCAAAAGGTGTACTTCCTTTCTGTCAGGACACTGGTACTGCTATTATCCATGGTGAAAAAGGACAGCAGGTATGGACTGGATATTCTGATGAAGAAGCGCTTTCACTGGGCGTATATAAAACATACACTGAAGAGAACCTGCGTTATTCACAGAATGCGCCTTTGAATATGTATGATGAGGTAAATACAAAATGTAACCTCCCTGCACAGATTGACATCGAAGCTACCGAAGGTATGGAATACGAATTCCTTTGCGTAACAAAAGGTGGTGGTTCTGCCAACAAGACATATTTGTATCAGGAAACAAAAGCGATCCTGAATCCCGGTACACTGGTTCCATTCCTGGTTGAAAAAATGAAAACATTGGGAACAGCCGCTTGCCCTCCTTATCATATCGCTTTCGTGATCGGTGGAACTTCTGCTGAAAAGAACTTATTGACAGTGAAGCTGGCTTCTACTCATTTCTATGATAACTTGCCGACTACTGGAAACGAATATGGCCGTGCATTCCGCGACATCGAACTGGAAAAAGAAGTTTTGGCAGAAGCTCACAAAATTGGATTGGGCGCGCAATTCGGAGGTAAATATCTTGCTCATGACGTACGCATCATCCGTTTGCCTCGTCACGGTGCTTCTTGTCCGGTAGGCTTGGGAGTATCTTGCTCTGCCGACCGTAACATCAAATGTAAAATCAATAAGGAAGGTATCTGGATTGAGAAACTGGATTCAAATCCGGGCGAACTTATTCCTGTAGAACTGCGTCAAGCAGGTGAAGGTGATGTTGTAAAGATCGACCTGAACCGTCCGATGCCTGAAATCCTGAAAGAGCTGACTAAATATCCGGTAGCTACTCGTCTGTCATTGAACGGAACGATCATCGTAGGTCGTGACATCGCCCATGCTAAACTGAAAGAACGTTTGGATCGCGGCGAAGACTTGCCACAATATATTAAGGATCATCCTATTTATTATGCAGGTCCGGCAAAAACTCCGGAAGGCATGGCTTGTGGTTCTATGGGTCCTACTACAGCAGGACGTATGGACTCTTATGTAGAACTGTTCCAAAGTCATGGCGGCAGCATGGTCATGTTGGCAAAAGGTAACCGTAGCCAGCAAGTGACAGATGCTTGTAAGAAATATGGTGGTTTCTATCTTGGCTCTATCGGAGGTCCGGCAGCTATCCTTGCACAGAATAACATCAAGAGCATCGAATGTGTGGAATATCCGGAATTGGGTATGGAAGCCATCTGGAAAATTGAAGTAGAAAACTTCCCTGCATTTATCTTGGTGGATGATAAGGGTAATGACTTCTTCAAACAGTTGAAACCGTGGAATTGCACAAAATAA
- a CDS encoding DUF4954 family protein, protein MKDYRRLTEDEILQLKSQSCLADDWGNVSVAEGFNCEYVHHTRFSGEVKLGVFEAEFTLPGGIKKHSGLRHVTLHNVSVGDNCCIENIQNYIANYEIGSDTFIENVDIILVDRLSTFGNGVEVAVLNETGGREVLMNDKLSAHQAYILALYRHRPELINRMKSIADYYSNKHASAVGSIGNHVMILNTGSIKNVRIGDYCHICGTCRLSNGSVNSNVTAPVHIGHGVICDDFIISSGSKVDDGTMLTRCFVGQSCKLGHNYSASDSLFFSNCQGENGEACAIFAGPFTVTHHKSTLLIAGMFSFMNAGSGSNQSNHMYKLGPIHQGTMERGAKTTSDSYILWPARVGAFSLVMGRHVNHADTSNLPFSYLIEQRNTTYLVPGVNLRSVGTIRDAQKWPKRDKRKDPNRLDYINYNLLSPYTIQKMFKGRSILKELKRVSGETSEIYSYQSAKIKNSSLNNGIRFYEIAIHKFLGNSIIKRLEGINFQTNEEIRQRLKPDTEIGLGEWVDVSGLIAPKSEIDRLLDGIENGTVNRLKSINASFAEMHENYYTYEWTWAYHKIQEFYGLNPETITAQDIIGIVKAWQQAVVGLDKMVYEDAKKEFSLSSMTGFGADGSHDEMKQDFEQVRGDFESNTFVTAVLKHIEDKTALGNELIKRIEAIES, encoded by the coding sequence ATGAAAGACTATCGTAGATTGACTGAAGATGAGATACTTCAGTTGAAGAGCCAGTCATGTCTGGCCGATGATTGGGGAAATGTATCAGTGGCAGAGGGTTTTAATTGTGAGTACGTCCATCATACCCGTTTCTCGGGTGAAGTAAAACTGGGGGTATTCGAAGCTGAATTTACATTGCCGGGGGGAATCAAGAAACATTCGGGATTACGTCATGTGACGTTGCACAATGTGTCGGTGGGCGATAACTGCTGTATTGAGAATATACAGAACTATATTGCTAATTATGAGATTGGCAGTGACACCTTCATTGAGAATGTAGATATTATTTTAGTGGATAGGTTAAGCACTTTTGGTAATGGGGTAGAAGTGGCTGTCTTGAATGAAACAGGAGGCCGTGAGGTGTTGATGAACGATAAATTGTCTGCGCACCAGGCATATATTCTTGCACTGTACCGCCATCGTCCCGAGCTGATAAACCGTATGAAATCTATTGCGGATTATTATTCCAATAAACATGCTTCTGCTGTCGGCAGTATTGGCAATCATGTGATGATTCTCAATACGGGCTCGATCAAGAATGTCCGGATTGGTGATTACTGCCATATCTGTGGGACCTGCCGCTTATCCAATGGCAGCGTCAATAGTAATGTGACGGCACCTGTACATATCGGACATGGTGTAATCTGTGATGACTTTATCATCTCTTCCGGCTCTAAAGTGGATGACGGCACGATGTTGACTCGTTGTTTCGTCGGACAATCCTGTAAACTGGGACACAATTATTCCGCTTCCGATTCTTTATTCTTCAGTAATTGTCAGGGAGAGAACGGTGAGGCATGTGCTATTTTTGCAGGTCCTTTCACTGTGACACACCATAAATCTACTTTATTGATTGCCGGTATGTTCTCGTTTATGAATGCGGGTTCGGGGTCCAATCAGAGTAATCACATGTATAAGTTAGGTCCTATCCATCAGGGAACGATGGAGAGAGGAGCGAAGACCACTTCCGATTCATATATCCTGTGGCCGGCACGTGTCGGGGCTTTCTCTTTGGTAATGGGACGTCATGTTAATCATGCCGATACTTCCAATCTTCCTTTCTCTTACCTGATAGAGCAGCGGAATACCACTTATCTGGTTCCGGGAGTTAATTTGAGAAGTGTAGGTACTATCCGTGACGCACAGAAATGGCCAAAGCGTGATAAGCGAAAAGATCCGAACCGGCTGGATTATATCAATTATAACCTGCTGAGTCCTTATACCATTCAGAAGATGTTTAAAGGACGTTCCATTTTGAAAGAATTGAAACGTGTATCCGGTGAAACTTCAGAGATCTACTCCTACCAGAGTGCTAAAATCAAGAACTCTTCTCTGAATAACGGAATTCGTTTTTATGAAATCGCCATTCACAAGTTCTTGGGAAACTCCATCATAAAACGATTGGAGGGTATTAATTTCCAGACCAATGAAGAAATCCGTCAGCGACTGAAACCTGACACGGAAATCGGACTTGGCGAATGGGTGGATGTTTCCGGACTGATTGCTCCCAAGAGTGAAATCGACCGATTGTTGGATGGTATTGAGAATGGAACAGTCAATCGTTTGAAATCCATCAATGCAAGCTTTGCAGAAATGCACGAGAATTATTATACCTATGAATGGACATGGGCTTATCATAAGATTCAGGAATTCTACGGCCTGAATCCGGAAACGATTACAGCACAAGATATCATCGGTATCGTGAAAGCGTGGCAGCAAGCTGTTGTCGGATTGGATAAGATGGTATATGAGGATGCCAAGAAAGAATTTTCGTTGTCTTCCATGACCGGATTTGGTGCTGACGGCTCCCACGACGAAATGAAGCAGGATTTTGAGCAAGTACGCGGTGATTTCGAAAGTAATACCTTTGTGACTGCCGTCTTGAAACATATTGAAGATAAAACAGCTCTTGGAAACGAGTTAATCAAACGGATTGAAGCAATCGAATCATAA